The Mycolicibacterium mageritense genome contains a region encoding:
- a CDS encoding LppX_LprAFG lipoprotein, with the protein MQTRPRFAVQSLLAIIFAAVTLIAGCSSAEKNSAPLPDGATLLKNSSATTKTQQSVHLLLTVQGKIAGLPVSKLDGDLTNAPAVAAQGTADITFLGTQASDVKFVVADGDLWAALTPGDPLSNYGNAKNIYDISAILNPDTGLANLLDNFTDAKAEGREDVGGAEAVKVTGKVSADAVNKIAPQLNAAEAMPAAAWIKEDGDNALVQAQITPSEGNSITMTLSDWGKQVTVAKPAA; encoded by the coding sequence ATGCAGACGCGCCCACGCTTCGCAGTACAGTCCTTGCTCGCAATTATTTTCGCAGCCGTCACGCTGATCGCCGGATGTTCGTCGGCCGAGAAGAACAGCGCACCCCTGCCCGACGGCGCGACACTGCTCAAGAATTCCAGTGCCACCACGAAAACTCAGCAGAGCGTTCACCTGCTGCTCACGGTGCAGGGCAAGATCGCGGGCCTGCCCGTCTCGAAGCTCGACGGTGACCTGACCAACGCGCCCGCGGTCGCCGCCCAGGGCACCGCCGACATCACGTTCCTCGGCACCCAGGCCTCCGACGTGAAGTTCGTGGTTGCCGACGGCGATCTGTGGGCGGCGCTCACGCCGGGCGATCCGCTGTCGAACTACGGCAACGCCAAGAACATCTACGACATCTCGGCCATCCTGAACCCCGACACCGGCCTGGCCAACCTGCTCGACAACTTCACCGACGCCAAGGCCGAGGGCCGCGAGGACGTCGGCGGAGCCGAGGCCGTGAAGGTCACCGGCAAGGTCAGCGCCGACGCGGTCAACAAGATCGCGCCGCAGCTCAACGCCGCCGAGGCGATGCCCGCGGCCGCATGGATCAAGGAAGACGGCGACAACGCCCTGGTGCAGGCGCAGATCACCCCCAGTGAGGGCAACAGCATCACGATGACGCTCTCGGATTGGGGCAAGCAGGTCACCGTCGCCAAGCCCGCGGCCTGA
- a CDS encoding riboflavin synthase, whose translation MFTGIVEELGVLVDKEELTDAARLTIRGPVVTADAGHGDSIAVNGVCLTVVDVLPDGAFTADVMGETLNRSSLGGVGVGSQVNLERAAAVNSRLGGHIVQGHVDGTGHVISRTPSEHWEVVRIGLPSALARYVVEKGSITVDGVSLTVSAVGDDWFEVSLIPTTRELTTLGRAAVGTTVNLEVDIIAKYVERLMGSPGQ comes from the coding sequence GTGTTCACCGGAATCGTTGAAGAGCTGGGTGTACTGGTCGACAAAGAAGAGCTGACCGACGCCGCAAGATTGACCATCCGCGGGCCCGTCGTCACTGCCGATGCCGGGCACGGCGATTCGATCGCGGTGAACGGCGTGTGTCTCACGGTCGTCGACGTGCTGCCCGACGGTGCGTTCACGGCCGATGTGATGGGTGAGACGCTCAACCGCTCCAGCCTGGGCGGCGTCGGTGTCGGCAGCCAGGTCAATCTGGAACGCGCCGCGGCGGTCAACAGCCGGCTGGGCGGCCACATCGTCCAGGGCCATGTCGACGGAACCGGTCACGTGATTTCGCGCACGCCGTCCGAGCACTGGGAAGTGGTGCGCATCGGCCTGCCCTCAGCGTTGGCCCGGTACGTCGTGGAGAAGGGCTCGATCACGGTCGACGGCGTGTCGCTGACCGTGTCGGCGGTCGGTGACGACTGGTTCGAGGTGTCGCTGATCCCCACCACGCGTGAGCTCACCACACTGGGCCGGGCCGCGGTGGGAACGACGGTCAATCTCGAGGTGGACATCATCGCGAAATATGTCGAGCGCCTGATGGGCAGTCCCGGTCAGTAA
- a CDS encoding bifunctional 3,4-dihydroxy-2-butanone-4-phosphate synthase/GTP cyclohydrolase II, with the protein MTRLDSVERAIADIAAGKAVVVIDDEDRENEGDLIFAAEKATPELVAFMVRYTSGYLCVPLDGEICDRLGLLPMYAVNQDKHGTAYTVTVDAKKDVGTGISASDRATTMRALADPGSIADDFTKPGHVVPLRAKDGGVLRRPGHTEAAVDLARLAGLQPAGAICEIVSQKDEGAMAQTDELRVFADDHDLALISIADLIEWRRKHEKHIERIAEARIPTRHGEFRAVGYKSIYEDVEHVALVRGEIAGPHSDGDDVLVRVHSECLTGDVFGSRRCDCGPQLDAAMAMVAKEGRGVVLYMRGHEGRGIGLMHKLQAYQLQDAGEDTVDANLKLGLPADARDYGIGAQILVDLGIRSMRLLTNNPAKRVGLDGYGLHIIERVPLPVRANAENIRYLMTKRDRMGHDLAGLDDYDEAVNMDDYDEAAYLLGDRRPASATDAGEAHQ; encoded by the coding sequence ATGACCAGGCTCGATTCCGTCGAGAGGGCGATAGCCGACATCGCGGCGGGCAAGGCTGTTGTCGTCATTGACGACGAGGACCGCGAAAACGAGGGCGATCTCATCTTCGCGGCCGAAAAGGCCACACCCGAGCTGGTCGCGTTCATGGTGCGTTACACGTCGGGGTATCTGTGCGTGCCGCTCGACGGCGAGATCTGCGACCGGCTGGGCCTGTTGCCGATGTACGCGGTCAACCAGGACAAGCACGGTACCGCATACACCGTCACCGTCGACGCGAAAAAGGATGTGGGAACGGGCATCTCGGCATCCGATCGCGCGACCACCATGCGCGCCCTCGCCGATCCCGGTTCGATCGCCGACGACTTCACCAAGCCCGGTCACGTTGTTCCCCTGCGCGCCAAGGACGGTGGGGTGCTGCGCAGGCCCGGGCACACCGAGGCCGCGGTGGACCTGGCTCGGCTCGCCGGGTTGCAGCCCGCGGGCGCGATCTGCGAGATCGTCAGCCAGAAGGACGAAGGCGCCATGGCGCAGACCGATGAGCTGCGGGTCTTCGCCGACGACCATGACCTCGCGCTCATCTCGATCGCTGACCTGATCGAGTGGCGCCGCAAGCACGAGAAGCACATCGAACGCATCGCCGAGGCGCGGATCCCGACGCGGCACGGCGAATTCCGCGCGGTCGGCTACAAGAGCATCTACGAGGACGTCGAGCACGTCGCACTGGTGCGCGGCGAGATCGCCGGACCGCACAGCGACGGCGACGATGTCCTGGTGCGCGTGCACTCCGAGTGCCTCACGGGCGACGTGTTCGGATCCCGGCGGTGCGACTGCGGTCCGCAACTCGATGCCGCAATGGCCATGGTGGCCAAGGAAGGCCGTGGCGTGGTGCTCTACATGCGCGGGCACGAGGGCCGCGGTATCGGCCTGATGCACAAACTGCAGGCCTATCAGTTGCAGGATGCCGGCGAGGACACCGTCGACGCCAATCTCAAACTCGGCCTGCCCGCCGATGCGCGGGATTACGGCATCGGCGCCCAGATCCTGGTGGATCTCGGCATCCGGTCCATGCGCCTGCTCACCAACAATCCCGCCAAGCGCGTGGGTCTGGACGGTTACGGCCTGCACATCATCGAGCGGGTTCCGTTGCCCGTGCGCGCCAACGCCGAGAACATCCGCTACCTGATGACCAAGCGCGACCGCATGGGCCACGATCTGGCCGGGCTCGACGACTACGACGAAGCGGTGAACATGGACGATTACGACGAGGCCGCGTATCTGCTCGGCGATCGCAGGCCCGCGAGTGCGACCGATGCGGGAGAGGCGCACCAATGA
- the ribH gene encoding 6,7-dimethyl-8-ribityllumazine synthase, producing MSGGAGVPDLPQLDASDLTLGIVCSTWHSTVCDALLAGARKVAADAGIAEPTVVRVLGAIEIPVVAQALAETHDAVVALGVVIRGETPHFDYVCDAVTQGLTRVSLDASTPVANGVLTTNTEQQALARAGLPTSSEDKGAQAAAAALSTALTLRDLRSRV from the coding sequence ATGAGTGGAGGCGCAGGCGTTCCTGATCTGCCCCAACTCGACGCATCGGATCTCACACTCGGCATCGTCTGCAGCACCTGGCACAGCACGGTGTGTGACGCGCTGCTGGCGGGGGCACGCAAGGTGGCCGCTGACGCGGGCATCGCCGAGCCCACGGTGGTGCGCGTGCTCGGTGCGATCGAAATCCCGGTCGTGGCGCAGGCTTTGGCAGAGACCCATGATGCCGTGGTGGCGCTCGGCGTGGTGATCCGCGGCGAGACACCGCATTTCGACTATGTGTGTGACGCCGTCACGCAAGGGCTCACACGGGTGTCACTGGACGCGTCCACTCCGGTGGCCAACGGTGTGCTGACCACCAACACCGAGCAGCAAGCGCTGGCCCGGGCCGGGCTGCCCACCTCGAGCGAGGACAAGGGTGCGCAGGCCGCCGCGGCGGCGTTGTCCACGGCCCTGACGTTGCGCGACCTGCGCAGCCGGGTGTGA
- a CDS encoding PH domain-containing protein, with protein sequence MAERAWDIEIRPYRTPIFAYGAAAIIVALHVTVGALLKIKSTGVVFQTADQVAIALLGVIIAGAVLMFARPRLRIGAAGVSVRNLFGYRLIPWSDVVGLSFPRGARWARVDLPDDEYIPVMAIQAIDKERAVDAMDRARQLLDRYRRGLS encoded by the coding sequence ATGGCCGAAAGAGCTTGGGACATCGAGATCCGGCCTTACCGCACCCCGATCTTCGCGTATGGCGCGGCGGCGATCATCGTGGCGCTGCACGTCACGGTCGGCGCGTTGTTGAAGATCAAGTCCACGGGCGTGGTGTTCCAGACGGCCGATCAGGTGGCCATCGCGCTGCTGGGGGTGATCATCGCGGGTGCGGTGCTGATGTTCGCCAGGCCGCGATTGCGGATCGGCGCCGCAGGCGTGTCGGTGCGAAATCTGTTCGGATACCGGCTGATTCCGTGGAGCGACGTCGTGGGGCTCTCGTTCCCGCGCGGTGCCCGCTGGGCCCGCGTCGACCTGCCCGACGACGAGTACATCCCGGTGATGGCGATTCAGGCGATCGACAAGGAGCGGGCCGTCGACGCGATGGACCGTGCGCGTCAGCTGCTCGACCGCTACCGTCGGGGCCTCAGCTGA
- a CDS encoding GNAT family N-acetyltransferase has translation MTDTAQVRRLTEADWRLFCAIRLRALADSLGPRDPQYRQESAFTAAQWRRRLREHAQFAAFLRERPVGLIAAQPESRDTVYLYSLWLDPAARGFGLARLLIDAAVEWARRRSAHTVRLRVATGNTVARGVYESMGFTVSGVETPGSQPELAMVLTVS, from the coding sequence TTGACCGACACCGCACAGGTGAGACGGCTCACCGAGGCCGACTGGCGACTGTTCTGCGCGATTCGACTGCGTGCCCTTGCCGATTCGCTGGGCCCCCGCGATCCGCAATACCGTCAGGAATCGGCGTTCACGGCCGCGCAGTGGCGGCGCCGACTGCGCGAGCACGCCCAGTTCGCGGCATTCCTGCGGGAGCGGCCGGTCGGGCTGATCGCCGCCCAACCGGAAAGCCGCGACACGGTCTACCTCTACTCACTGTGGCTCGACCCCGCCGCGCGCGGATTCGGGCTGGCCCGACTGCTGATCGACGCCGCCGTCGAGTGGGCCCGGCGGCGCAGTGCCCACACCGTGCGGCTCCGGGTCGCCACCGGCAACACCGTGGCCCGCGGCGTCTACGAGAGTATGGGGTTCACGGTGTCGGGCGTCGAAACACCCGGATCCCAACCGGAATTGGCGATGGTGCTGACTGTCAGCTGA
- the ggt gene encoding gamma-glutamyltransferase gives MRSVIALLSGVALILAGCGDDGQRRATTAPGACEIASNGTPSPKTSAPPAAAAPTTTRDLSIHPEVATGYRSDMTAVHTGKYAVATANPLATEAACRVLRDGGTAADALVTAQAVLGLVEPQASGIGGGGFLLYYDAAAGAVRAYDGRETAPAAATENYLRWISDTDHNKPKPDARASGRSIGVPGIVRLLDDVHRQFGKKTWNELFGPAVSMADRGFDISPRLASAIADAAPQLKVDPAAAAYFLNPDGSPKAVGTRVTNPAYSKTLSAIASDGAQAFYSGDIAKAIVAAAADTTGDRTPSLMTEQDLAGYTVKQREPLCTTYRGREVCGMPPPSSGGIAVAATLGVLEHFVMSDHRPDDLDRNGGRPDVMGVHLVAEAERLAYADRDRYVADTDFVPLPGGSPDTLLGSAYLTGRAALISEQHTMGTAQPGAFGPPVTAPDLPEHGTSHISIVDSYGNAAALTTTVESAFGSFHMVDGFVLNNQLTDFAAEPVSPQGTPVANRVEPGKRPRSTMAPTLLFDAPAGAPPGARGPLFAVLGSPGGSVIIQFVVKTIVGIVDWGLDPQQAVSMVDFGAANTPDTNVGGEHPVIDTSDDGAHDPLVQGLRKLGHRVNLSDQSSGLSAIVRTPPEGWSGGADPRREGLVMGDPA, from the coding sequence ATGCGATCGGTCATCGCCCTGCTCAGTGGCGTCGCGCTGATCCTTGCCGGATGCGGCGACGACGGACAGCGGCGCGCCACCACGGCGCCGGGCGCGTGCGAGATCGCGTCCAACGGCACCCCGTCACCCAAGACGTCCGCACCGCCCGCCGCGGCGGCACCGACGACGACCCGCGATCTGTCGATCCACCCCGAGGTCGCGACGGGCTACCGCAGCGACATGACCGCGGTGCACACCGGAAAGTACGCGGTGGCCACCGCCAACCCACTGGCCACCGAAGCGGCGTGCCGGGTGCTGCGGGACGGCGGCACGGCCGCCGACGCCCTGGTGACCGCGCAGGCCGTGCTGGGACTGGTCGAGCCGCAAGCCTCGGGCATCGGCGGGGGCGGCTTCCTGCTGTATTACGACGCGGCCGCCGGCGCCGTGCGCGCCTACGACGGTCGCGAGACCGCCCCGGCCGCGGCCACCGAGAACTACCTGCGCTGGATCTCCGACACCGACCACAACAAGCCCAAGCCCGATGCCAGGGCTTCGGGCCGCTCGATCGGGGTGCCCGGCATCGTCCGACTGCTCGACGACGTGCACCGGCAGTTCGGCAAGAAAACCTGGAACGAGCTGTTCGGTCCGGCTGTCTCGATGGCCGACCGGGGCTTCGACATCAGCCCGCGGCTGGCTTCGGCCATCGCCGACGCCGCGCCGCAGCTCAAGGTCGACCCGGCCGCGGCGGCCTACTTCCTGAACCCGGACGGCAGCCCCAAAGCGGTGGGCACCCGCGTGACCAACCCGGCTTATTCGAAGACGTTGAGCGCCATCGCATCCGACGGGGCCCAGGCGTTCTACAGCGGTGACATCGCCAAGGCGATCGTGGCTGCGGCGGCCGACACCACCGGTGACCGTACGCCGAGCCTGATGACCGAACAGGATCTCGCCGGATACACCGTCAAGCAACGCGAACCACTGTGCACCACGTACCGCGGCCGGGAAGTCTGTGGCATGCCGCCACCATCCTCCGGCGGCATCGCGGTCGCCGCGACGCTGGGCGTGCTCGAGCATTTCGTCATGAGCGACCATCGACCGGACGACCTCGACCGCAACGGCGGGCGGCCCGACGTCATGGGCGTCCATCTCGTCGCCGAGGCCGAACGGCTCGCCTACGCCGACCGCGACCGGTATGTCGCCGACACCGACTTCGTCCCGCTGCCCGGCGGCTCGCCCGATACCCTGCTCGGCAGCGCCTACCTGACCGGTCGCGCCGCGTTGATCTCCGAACAGCACACCATGGGCACCGCGCAGCCCGGCGCGTTCGGGCCACCGGTCACCGCGCCTGATCTACCGGAGCACGGCACCAGCCACATCAGCATCGTCGACAGCTACGGCAACGCGGCCGCCCTGACCACCACGGTCGAGTCAGCCTTCGGCTCGTTCCACATGGTCGACGGCTTTGTGCTGAACAACCAGCTCACCGACTTCGCCGCGGAGCCGGTCAGCCCGCAGGGCACGCCCGTGGCCAACCGGGTCGAACCGGGCAAGCGGCCGCGCAGCACCATGGCACCCACCCTCCTCTTCGACGCGCCGGCAGGCGCGCCCCCCGGCGCAAGGGGCCCGCTATTCGCGGTGCTCGGCTCCCCCGGCGGATCTGTCATCATTCAGTTCGTGGTCAAAACGATTGTCGGCATAGTGGATTGGGGGCTGGATCCGCAGCAGGCCGTCTCCATGGTCGATTTCGGCGCGGCCAACACGCCCGACACCAACGTCGGCGGCGAGCATCCCGTCATCGACACGTCCGACGACGGCGCGCACGATCCGCTCGTCCAGGGCCTCCGGAAGCTCGGTCACCGCGTCAACCTCTCCGACCAGTCCAGCGGCCTTTCAGCGATTGTGCGCACCCCACCCGAGGGCTGGTCCGGGGGCGCCGACCCGCGCCGCGAGGGATTGGTGATGGGCGACCCCGCTTGA